In the genome of Magnolia sinica isolate HGM2019 chromosome 2, MsV1, whole genome shotgun sequence, one region contains:
- the LOC131230776 gene encoding uncharacterized protein LOC131230776 produces MLTRWLVLATFPFIALFLFLFLFFSYNISTKTTTLASYGNAMVVPPAHPRPAFSLLIGILTRADYHEHRHFLRLLYGIQSSPIAEFDVKFVFCNLTKVEQRMLIALEIIRFNDIIILNCSENMNSGKTYTYFSSLPHILSRQYDYVMKADDDVYLRVDKLAASLKPLERTDLYYGFVIPCTSQNPFVDYMSGMGFVLSWDLVEWIAESDIPANDTVGPEDKLVGRWLKVGNKGKNRFSDKPAMYDYPGSNGQCSHELIPETVAVHRLKRWDRWLHVLRFFNVTKELKPSKLYHFD; encoded by the coding sequence atGCTTACTCGCTGGCTAGTTCTCGCCACCTTCCCCTTTATTGCACTCTTCcttttcctcttcctcttcttctcctacAACATCAGTACTAAGACTACTACTCTAGCTTCCTATGGCAATGCCATGGTTGTCCCTCCAGCCCACCCGCGGCCCGCTTTCAGCCTTTTGATTGGTATCCTAACCCGGGCTGATTACCATGAGCACCGCCACTTCCTCCGTCTCCTCTATGGCATCCAATCTTCTCCCATTGCTGAATTCGACGTGAAGTTCGTCTTTTGCAATCTTACCAAGGTCGAGCAACGTATGCTCATCGCATTGGAGATTATCCGGTTCAATGACATTATCATCCTCAATTGTTCTGAGAACATGAATTCCGGGAAGACATACACCTACTTCTCTTCTCTACCCCACATTCTCTCCCGCCAATATGACTACGTCATGAAGGCTGATGATGATGTTTACCTAAGGGTAGACAAGCTGGCGGCTTCATTGAAGCCGTTGGAGAGGACGGATTTGTATTATGGCTTTGTCATCCCTTGCACTAGCCAAAATCCGTTTGTCGATTACATGTCTGGCATGGGATTCGTGTTGTCGTGGGACCTAGTTGAATGGATAGCTGAATCGGATATCCCAGCCAATGATACGGTGGGGCCTGAGGATAAGTTGGTTGGGAGATGGTTGAAGGTTGGCAACAAGGGGAAGAACAGGTTTAGCGATAAGCCAGCAATGTATGATTATCCTGGGTCAAATGGGCAGTGCTCGCACGAGCTCATACCAGAGACAGTGGCAGTACACCGGCTCAAGAGGTGGGATAGATGGTTGCATGTTCTAAGGTTCTTCAATGTGACCAAGGAGCTTAAACCCTCTAAGCTTTACCATTTTGATTGA